One genomic region from Leptospira tipperaryensis encodes:
- a CDS encoding rod-binding protein translates to MKIDSINDYTNKLNLLEKSEVRSLLNAENASKGKPNVSFPDQLREEFNEKLSGKISSSEIRLPHNIKEEIQADPYRKKLYSASVEFESIFVKMMLTEMKKTVEKSGLIDGGHAEEIFEDMLYDEYAKNLSSNSSLGLAEQIYQSLASNLPPVNASKKLDQKV, encoded by the coding sequence ATGAAAATCGATTCTATCAATGATTATACAAACAAGTTAAATCTTCTGGAAAAATCGGAAGTCAGAAGTCTTCTCAACGCCGAAAACGCAAGCAAGGGAAAACCTAACGTTTCCTTTCCGGATCAACTGAGAGAAGAATTTAACGAAAAACTTTCAGGTAAGATCAGCTCCTCCGAAATCCGTCTTCCTCATAATATCAAAGAAGAAATCCAAGCGGACCCGTATCGTAAAAAACTCTATTCAGCTTCCGTGGAATTTGAGTCCATTTTCGTAAAGATGATGTTAACCGAAATGAAAAAGACTGTGGAAAAATCGGGCTTGATCGACGGTGGGCACGCCGAGGAAATTTTCGAAGACATGCTCTATGACGAGTACGCGAAAAATCTTTCTTCTAACTCTTCGCTCGGACTCGCGGAACAAATCTATCAATCCCTCGCATCCAATCTTCCTCCAGTAAACGCCTCTAAAAAACTGGATCAAAAAGTCTGA